ctggttactcaaacaagatccatgtgctattaatgactccaaaacgtttcattgatataccaataagttcctactttattattatggcattgatgactccaaaacacttcattgatgtgccaatgagttcttacttcattgttattgcattgatggtctatttatatatctcttactaatgtatcattgtttcaaagtatcaaaaatgcggtggcgaccgaaataaaaatctcaaagattaattgaactaagtgatggaagttctttcttatcgggtggtaacccaggggcataagcctatcatgggtcgatccctatttatgtgtttatgggtggtatcccaggggcacaagcctatcatgggtcgatcccagttgatatgtactggaggcagcctaatggtcacagtacagtacagtaatgattacaaagatgataaaaacgaaggtaaagtgattgaataaatacaatgtacaggttgtcacaagttttagtaagtgtggtccactcctattacgatttattcacttgtttctgatttgtattgagctcctatatcatatgtgattatctacagctttacatactcagtacatatttcgtactgacgtcccccacgggggacctgcatttcatgttgcaggcataggtacctcagctcatacacgcataagtaggagccaggatatccagctgcttttggtgagctccagtttgcttcggggcttttcgtgtcatatctagccacttttggtattgtatagaagttagttataggCAGGGTGTGttccgaccttagttaaactctgtgtattgtctagaggctttgtagacctaacgtggtgttttgttaatagacgtgatggatcCAACGGcaaagtattgtatatacatatatatgtgtgcttgagcttatacaggtgattatttctttttatatgcgacatgatgctgtctgaattttgggttgtcatagaggtatgcatgggaagtataaggttctgagctggttctcccgggcctcctcggttatgggtgccagtccaccccaataggatttgaggcgtgacagtgAGGTGTGcagatatacatgggttcataggcatgagatgataactcactgaataaacatcatgaaataactgaataagagtacatgaatAACGAAAATTACAGTAAatattgattatgcaatactgtgcatatacatatatatatatatgtacatatatatatatatacatatatatatatatatattgtatctgagatcatactaaaactgaatactgagttttgataattgagcgactgatatctgagtttactgataactatattactgatagctgggtgactgtttctgacagtcttgattttatagaactgaactgagttctatattgagtctgaaactgaaactgtgggagtgtttatctaaccgacCTACaccgattataaactgagttgggttctaacctgtgaccccagttggaaaggtgttagcaccattccacgggtactaacaatggctatatggatccactaaaaaatcaccctcatctggcaggtgagatatatgttaacctcaactggcaggtgaacactttatcaaccctcaactagcaggttgatatatttaacctacgttggctacatagttctggaactaagggattgctactaaaggtcacaccctcaactagcaggtgagcccgcatccctaggttcgctctgTGATAAATcatactcctaactaaatagatactgaactgataactagattgtactaggcttgactgaactgttactgatcatgtcagctgactgaactggactgagttcactgagttctgtaagtaactaagtactactattcatgatGGTACTGaaactattctgtagctactgtaattctaggtaaacagctagattttcaattattgaatacccctaggactcaatagcatcaatagcaaaacatggaaaaatcttgaaaatattacATTAACTACTTGTTCACCAtgcattcacttagacattttgtcaaacacttgagaggcataaacttgtacatgaatgggaccatatgataacatgtcatgaattcactacttaatttacataggcattcaatcaaacacttgggaagcataattaatgcatatggaattcatgaaaatataaacatcatggctataacattcaacttgcaatttaATGGTTTAACATGAGAATCAAATAATTCTACACACATGCTAATTGATTAACTTGAAATTTgtaatgaatcttgatttgaaaaccaaacatcaatacatacatgaacacaatccaaattcaaacatttaaatcaagaaatcaataaacttgtagttcAAAAAGGGttattgaactccaagggtggaagaaaatgcaaggatgaacacctaacataccttggtaattaaattcatgaaaatcgttggtgtgttcttgaagcttggacttgaaattaaatgacctagggttttgttcttaagaggatttgagagaaagtgagtgatttTGCCCTTAGGAtagctaaatttcatgttttcgtgctgaataaaaatggagaaattgACTTAATTACCCCTCTAGATACGGACTTAATTACAAAAAAACATGCCCAGCAATGCGCAGACCAACGCAATACGTCGATGGGGTCGATGTGATGGCCAATGCGACACATCAAAATTGTGTCAGCTCACTGAAAATTGCACACTTGAGCTAGTGACGATACTGTTCATGCGATTCGAGATCATATTGATTCAATGTTTTGGATATCCAATTAGGCTTCTAACGATGTCCggaaaatctaaaactcattcgAAAATACCTATTGAtatacctgatcatgaattaatttaaaaatcaacattttaagatcataaggataaaaaataaagtcattgaaatatcaaggccaaaCAGGTTCAAGGAAATCAGGCTATAACTTAAACTAGCAATGTGGAAgagatattgaaataaattatgaATGGTCATGCATGGTTGGCGGCGGATATAAAGAGCCAGCAAGCGGATATAAGGAGCTTAGAGTTGCAGATAGGTCATCTTCAGCAGGCACAAATTACCATGCCTTAGGGTGGTTTGTCAAGTGATACTGAAAATCTGACACAATTAATGGAAATTACTTTGAAGAGTGGAAAAGAGCTTAGTGAAGAACCTTTAAAGAAACctaaggaggtagatgttgaTTTGGTTCCTAAACAGGTAAAATACAAAGCTactgaaaattcaagaaagtttgagtATTCGAAAAAAAGTTGCTGAATAGGAAAAGAAGAGATTACCACCACCTTTCTCATAGAGGCTGATACCAAAAGAGGATGCGTGCTTTaataagttctttgacacattcagagaatTTTATATTAACCTTCCTTTTCTAGATATTTTGCAAGAAATCTCTTAGTTCGagaagtacttgaaggatgtgacCACTAACAACGTTAAGCTGCAGGATATTGAGacagtagcactcactgaggagtaTAGCTCTGTGGCGATGcaaaagatgcccaaaaagcttaaAGATCCTGGGAGTTTCACTCTTTCAATTTAAATTGGCGATAGTGAGGTGGTGTATGCACTTAGCGATTTGAgggaaagtatcaacttgattCCTTTATCCTTGTTCAACACTTTAGGCTTGAGGAAGCTGAGACCAAGCTCTTTGATACTCCAGTTAGCAGACCGGTCGCTATCCCATCCTgaaggaatcatagaggatgttctcatcaaggttggtaagtttattattcctgctgactattgttttatattttcaggCAGATAAAAGAGTACCAGTCTTCTTTGGACATCCATTCTTGGTAACGGGAGGAgctttgatagatgtgagagaggacACGCTCACAATAAGGCTGGATGATGAAGATCCAATTTTTAAAGTATACAAGCCACTTAACACATTATCCCACTACAAAAATTTATGCATAATTGCAGTGATTAAAGGgtataagtatggggtggtggagtctattccacca
The Capsicum annuum cultivar UCD-10X-F1 chromosome 6, UCD10Xv1.1, whole genome shotgun sequence DNA segment above includes these coding regions:
- the LOC107874207 gene encoding uncharacterized protein LOC107874207, encoding MEITLKSGKELSEEPLKKPKEVDVDLVPKQFEKYLKDVTTNNVKLQDIETVALTEEYSSVAMQKMPKKLKDPGSLRKLRPSSLILQLADRSLSHPEGIIEDADKRVPVFFGHPFLVTGGALIDVREDTLTIRLDDEDPIFKVYKPLNTLSHYKNLCIIAVIKGYKYGVVESIPPKTSSDFLIE